A stretch of the Bradyrhizobium arachidis genome encodes the following:
- a CDS encoding PaaI family thioesterase: MAAAKMSVAEVEQFLRDEFPQAFSGDDITIESADGQTCLLRQRFSERMLRPGGTVSGPTLMALADFAMYVVLLSAIGPVGLAVTTNLNINFLRKGLPGQDVLAEARLLKLGKRLAVGEVNLLSGTSPDPIAHVTSTYSIPNV; this comes from the coding sequence ATGGCAGCAGCGAAAATGAGCGTGGCGGAGGTCGAGCAGTTCTTGCGCGACGAGTTTCCCCAGGCCTTCAGCGGCGACGACATCACCATCGAGAGCGCCGACGGCCAGACCTGTCTTTTGCGCCAGCGCTTCAGCGAAAGGATGCTCCGGCCGGGCGGAACCGTCTCGGGCCCGACCCTGATGGCGCTTGCCGATTTCGCGATGTACGTGGTGCTGCTTTCGGCGATCGGGCCGGTCGGCCTCGCCGTCACCACCAATCTCAACATCAATTTCCTGCGCAAGGGTCTGCCCGGCCAGGACGTGCTGGCGGAGGCGCGGCTGTTAAAACTTGGCAAGCGCCTGGCGGTGGGCGAGGTGAACCTCCTGTCCGGCACGTCTCCCGACCCGATTGCCCACGTCACATCCACCTATTCCATTCCAAATGTTTGA
- a CDS encoding O-acetylhomoserine aminocarboxypropyltransferase yields MSDRLPGFSTLAVHAGAQPDPTTGARATPIYQTTSFVFNDADHAASLFGLQSFGNIYTRIGNPTNAVLEERVAALEGGTAALAVASGHAAQVVVMQQLLQPGDEFIAARKLYGGSINQFTHSFKSFGWNVVWADSDDIASFERAVTPRTKAIFIESIANPGGSITDIEAISTVARKAGVPLIVDNTLASPYLIRPIDHGADIVVHSLTKFLGGHGNSIGGVIVDAGTFDWSKAGKYPMLSEPRPEYHGIKLHETFGNFAFAIACRVLGLRDLGPALSPFNAFLILTGIETLPLRMQKHCDNAKAIAEFLSGHPAVSSVSYAGLSSDKYNQLARKYSPKGAGAVFTFSLKGGYDAGVSLVSNLKLFSHLANVGDTRSLVIHPASTTHSQLDDAAKVKSGAGPDVVRLSIGIEDKEDLIADLEQALSA; encoded by the coding sequence ATGAGCGATCGCCTTCCGGGATTTTCAACCCTCGCCGTGCATGCCGGTGCACAGCCCGATCCGACCACCGGTGCGCGCGCGACCCCGATTTATCAAACGACCTCTTTCGTCTTCAACGACGCCGACCACGCGGCCTCGCTGTTCGGCTTGCAGTCCTTCGGCAACATCTACACCCGCATCGGCAACCCCACGAATGCCGTGCTGGAGGAGCGCGTCGCGGCGCTCGAGGGCGGCACCGCCGCGCTCGCGGTCGCCTCGGGCCATGCCGCGCAGGTCGTGGTGATGCAGCAGCTTCTGCAGCCCGGCGATGAATTCATCGCGGCGCGAAAGCTCTATGGCGGCTCGATCAACCAGTTCACCCATTCCTTCAAGAGTTTTGGCTGGAACGTGGTGTGGGCCGATTCCGATGACATCGCGAGCTTCGAGCGCGCAGTGACGCCGCGCACCAAAGCGATCTTCATCGAGTCCATCGCCAATCCCGGCGGCAGCATCACCGACATCGAGGCGATCTCCACCGTCGCCCGCAAGGCCGGCGTGCCGCTGATCGTCGACAACACGCTCGCCTCGCCCTATCTGATCCGCCCGATCGATCACGGCGCCGACATCGTCGTGCACTCGCTGACGAAATTTTTGGGCGGCCACGGCAATTCGATCGGCGGCGTCATCGTCGATGCCGGCACCTTCGACTGGTCGAAGGCCGGCAAATATCCGATGCTGTCCGAGCCGCGCCCGGAATATCACGGCATCAAGCTGCACGAGACCTTTGGCAATTTCGCCTTCGCGATCGCCTGCCGCGTGCTCGGCTTGCGCGACCTCGGGCCGGCGCTGTCGCCCTTCAACGCCTTCCTCATCCTCACCGGCATCGAGACGCTGCCGCTGCGCATGCAGAAGCACTGCGACAACGCAAAAGCCATCGCGGAATTCCTCTCGGGACATCCGGCGGTCTCCTCCGTGAGCTATGCGGGCCTTTCGAGCGACAAGTACAATCAGCTCGCCCGCAAATATTCGCCGAAGGGCGCGGGCGCCGTCTTCACCTTCAGCCTGAAGGGCGGCTATGACGCCGGCGTCAGCCTGGTGTCGAACCTGAAACTGTTCTCGCACCTCGCCAATGTCGGCGACACCCGCTCGCTGGTGATCCATCCGGCCTCGACCACGCACAGCCAGCTCGACGACGCCGCCAAGGTCAAGTCGGGCGCCGGCCCCGACGTGGTGCGGCTCTCGATCGGCATCGAGGACAAGGAAGATCTGATCGCCGATCTCGAGCAGGCGCTGAGCGCGTAA
- a CDS encoding GNAT family N-acetyltransferase, whose translation MTMAAAMQSRTADAPARSKASRIAEVDIVADLSAAEPIWRSLEDAGHLSTPYQRFDLLAPWQRLVGEHEGAQPFIVIARDAERRPLFLLPLSLHQNHGVRAACFMGGKHTTFNMGLWDGDFAAQASPADIDVLLAALRARGDVDVLALTQQPLAWHDRPNPLVALPRQNSINGCPLLTMPPGGAPATRISNSFRRRLKSKEKKLQTLAGYRYHVAATDDDITRLLDWFFCVKPVRMAEQKLPNVFAEAGVEAFIRSACLEPRGDGRVIDLHALECDDEVIAIFAGVADGHRFSMMFNTYTMSEHSRYSPGLILMRNIIDRYAERGYRTLDLGIGTDDYKRMFCKGDEATFDSFVPLTSRGRLAAMAMSSLNHGKRLVKQNQMLFELAQRLRRAFG comes from the coding sequence ATGACCATGGCTGCGGCGATGCAAAGCCGGACGGCAGACGCGCCAGCGCGGTCGAAAGCGAGCCGTATCGCTGAGGTCGATATCGTCGCCGATCTTTCCGCAGCCGAGCCGATCTGGCGCTCGCTCGAAGATGCCGGCCATCTCTCAACACCCTATCAGCGCTTTGATCTGCTCGCTCCCTGGCAGCGGCTGGTCGGCGAGCATGAGGGCGCGCAGCCCTTCATCGTGATCGCGCGCGATGCCGAACGCCGGCCGCTTTTCCTCCTGCCGCTGTCCCTGCATCAGAACCATGGCGTGCGCGCTGCCTGCTTCATGGGTGGCAAGCACACAACCTTCAACATGGGGCTGTGGGATGGCGATTTCGCCGCACAGGCTAGCCCCGCCGATATCGACGTTCTGCTCGCGGCCTTACGCGCGCGCGGAGACGTCGACGTGCTCGCGCTGACGCAGCAGCCGCTCGCCTGGCACGACCGGCCGAACCCGCTTGTCGCTCTGCCGCGCCAGAATTCGATCAACGGCTGCCCGCTGCTGACGATGCCCCCCGGCGGCGCGCCGGCGACGCGGATCAGCAACTCGTTCCGCAGGCGGCTGAAGAGCAAGGAGAAGAAGCTCCAGACGCTCGCCGGCTACCGCTATCATGTCGCCGCAACGGACGACGACATCACCCGCCTGCTCGACTGGTTCTTCTGCGTCAAGCCTGTCAGGATGGCCGAGCAGAAGCTGCCGAACGTGTTTGCCGAAGCTGGCGTCGAGGCGTTCATCCGCAGCGCCTGCCTCGAGCCACGCGGCGACGGCCGCGTCATCGACCTCCATGCACTCGAATGCGACGACGAGGTGATCGCGATCTTCGCCGGCGTCGCCGACGGCCACCGCTTTTCGATGATGTTCAACACCTACACGATGTCGGAACATTCGCGCTACAGCCCCGGCCTGATCCTGATGCGCAACATCATCGACCGCTACGCCGAGCGCGGCTACCGCACGCTCGATCTCGGCATCGGAACGGACGATTACAAGCGGATGTTCTGCAAGGGCGACGAAGCAACCTTTGACAGCTTTGTGCCGCTCACTTCGCGCGGCAGGCTCGCGGCAATGGCGATGTCCTCGCTCAATCACGGCAAGCGCCTGGTCAAGCAGAACCAGATGCTGTTCGAGCTCGCGCAAAGATTGCGTCGCGCGTTCGGGTAG
- the rplM gene encoding 50S ribosomal protein L13: MKTFSAKPAEVTKKWVLIDAKGLVVGRLATIVAMRLRGKHLPTYTPHVDCGDNVIIVNAAHAVLTGRKREQKTYYKHTGYVGHVKERTAKQILEGKYPERVVEKAIERMIPRGPLGRVQMGNLRVYGGADHPHEAQSPEKIDIAKLNRKNTRAA; the protein is encoded by the coding sequence ATGAAAACCTTTTCGGCAAAGCCTGCCGAGGTGACGAAGAAGTGGGTGCTGATCGACGCCAAGGGTCTGGTCGTCGGCCGTCTCGCCACCATCGTCGCCATGCGGCTGCGCGGCAAGCACCTCCCGACCTACACGCCCCACGTCGACTGCGGCGACAACGTCATCATCGTCAACGCCGCGCACGCGGTTCTGACCGGTCGCAAGCGCGAGCAGAAGACCTACTACAAGCACACCGGCTACGTCGGTCATGTGAAAGAGCGCACCGCGAAGCAGATCCTCGAGGGCAAGTATCCCGAGCGCGTGGTCGAGAAGGCCATCGAGCGCATGATCCCGCGCGGTCCGCTCGGCCGTGTCCAGATGGGCAATCTCCGCGTCTATGGCGGAGCCGATCATCCGCATGAGGCGCAGTCGCCCGAGAAGATCGATATCGCCAAGTTGAACCGCAAGAACACGAGGGCCGCATAA
- a CDS encoding CoA-binding protein, whose product MNHDTYPDNYIRGILNSVKSIAMVGASPVNVRPSYFAFKYLAQRGYDMIPVNPGHVGKELLGKPFIASLRDLGRPVDMIDIFRNSSHIMPVVEEALTLDPLPKVIWMQLGARDDAAAEKAEAAGIKVVMNRCPKIEYGRLSSEISWMGVNSRTLSSKRPPAPTQGMRLSLNRMSVGGGETAASDRAAKITADKNKTEQS is encoded by the coding sequence ATGAACCACGACACCTACCCCGATAACTACATCCGCGGCATCCTCAACAGCGTGAAGTCGATCGCGATGGTCGGCGCCTCGCCGGTGAACGTGCGTCCGAGCTACTTTGCATTCAAATATCTGGCACAGCGCGGCTACGATATGATCCCCGTCAATCCCGGCCATGTCGGCAAGGAGCTGCTCGGAAAGCCCTTCATTGCCTCGCTGCGCGACCTCGGCCGCCCCGTCGACATGATCGACATCTTCCGCAACTCCAGCCACATCATGCCGGTGGTCGAGGAAGCCTTGACGCTCGATCCGCTGCCGAAGGTGATCTGGATGCAGTTAGGGGCGCGCGACGACGCCGCGGCCGAGAAGGCCGAGGCCGCCGGTATCAAGGTCGTGATGAACCGCTGCCCGAAAATCGAATATGGCCGGCTGTCGTCGGAAATATCCTGGATGGGTGTCAATTCGCGCACGCTTTCCTCCAAGCGTCCGCCGGCGCCGACGCAAGGCATGCGACTGTCTCTCAATCGCATGAGCGTGGGCGGCGGCGAGACCGCCGCGTCCGACCGCGCCGCCAAGATTACGGCTGACAAGAACAAGACCGAACAGAGCTGA
- a CDS encoding DUF805 domain-containing protein, which yields MDAARNSREAKRGLGLTLLTTFTANVLSNYVGFDKLVPTMSYLLLFLPVAFWMQSNLMTARLHDSDRSAWFQLVYWVPVLTLLVVQFWMGYSGSSDADLAAMKRGTRALAQFINLFICLPKGSKGPNQWGDDPLAPHAGRVQFEPRVEPRFERD from the coding sequence ATGGACGCAGCTCGCAATTCGAGAGAAGCAAAAAGAGGACTCGGCCTCACTTTGCTGACGACGTTCACCGCAAACGTCTTGAGCAATTATGTCGGATTCGACAAGCTCGTGCCGACGATGTCCTACCTGCTGCTGTTCCTGCCGGTGGCGTTCTGGATGCAGTCCAACCTGATGACGGCAAGGCTGCACGACAGCGACCGCAGCGCGTGGTTTCAACTGGTGTATTGGGTGCCCGTTCTGACGCTGCTCGTTGTACAATTCTGGATGGGTTATAGCGGCTCCAGCGATGCCGACTTGGCCGCAATGAAGAGGGGCACCAGAGCGTTGGCGCAGTTCATCAACCTCTTTATCTGTCTGCCGAAAGGCAGCAAGGGACCGAACCAGTGGGGTGACGACCCGCTCGCGCCGCACGCCGGTCGCGTGCAATTCGAGCCGCGTGTCGAACCGCGTTTCGAAAGAGACTAA
- a CDS encoding DUF2842 domain-containing protein — MTIRTRKFLGAIALLVLATVWALVGMVLAQNAWIASSGWRQAIYYVVVGMGWVLPAMPIVSWMQRPNRA, encoded by the coding sequence ATGACAATTCGCACCCGCAAGTTCCTCGGTGCTATCGCACTCCTGGTGTTGGCCACCGTATGGGCACTGGTCGGCATGGTCCTGGCCCAGAATGCCTGGATCGCAAGTTCCGGCTGGCGGCAGGCGATCTATTACGTCGTCGTCGGCATGGGCTGGGTGCTGCCGGCGATGCCGATCGTGAGCTGGATGCAGCGGCCCAATCGCGCCTGA
- a CDS encoding COX15/CtaA family protein translates to MTTIPLQKDPHRAVRWWLVSVAALIALMVLVGGATRLTESGLSIVEWKPVTGSVPPLSEAQWTEAFEAYKKIPQYRELNAGMNLHEFKTIFWWEWSHRLLGRFIGAAYLLPFLFFLWRGGLSVDLKRRLWLLFGLGALQGTVGWWMVASGLTERVEVSQYRLATHLSLALLIFAGIVWTVRRLGAQPQIVAPARLKATSAVILVVTFVQLYFGALVAGLRAGRVYNTWPDIDGAFIPSAERLWFETPWWRNLFDNVLTVQFEHRMTAYLLFTLAVFHTIDAIGARAGRVASGAALLLAAVSVQAVLGILTLLNEVPIGLALAHQAVAIVVLTLAVIQVERMASRKPAEVHPRVVPVGQPS, encoded by the coding sequence ATGACGACGATTCCGCTCCAAAAGGACCCGCACCGTGCGGTGCGCTGGTGGCTCGTGTCGGTGGCCGCGCTGATCGCGCTGATGGTGCTAGTCGGCGGCGCGACGCGGCTCACCGAGTCCGGATTGTCGATCGTGGAATGGAAGCCGGTCACCGGCAGCGTGCCGCCACTGAGCGAAGCGCAGTGGACCGAGGCGTTCGAGGCCTACAAGAAGATCCCGCAATATCGCGAGCTCAATGCCGGGATGAACCTGCACGAGTTCAAGACGATCTTCTGGTGGGAGTGGAGCCACCGCCTGCTCGGGCGCTTCATCGGCGCCGCCTATCTGTTGCCGTTCCTGTTCTTCCTGTGGCGCGGCGGCCTGTCGGTCGACTTGAAGCGCCGGCTGTGGCTGCTGTTCGGCCTCGGCGCGCTCCAGGGCACGGTCGGCTGGTGGATGGTGGCCTCGGGCCTCACCGAGCGCGTCGAAGTCTCGCAATATCGGCTGGCGACGCATCTGTCGCTCGCGCTCCTGATCTTCGCGGGCATCGTCTGGACAGTGCGGCGCCTTGGCGCGCAGCCGCAGATCGTTGCGCCAGCGCGGCTGAAGGCGACGAGCGCGGTCATTCTGGTCGTCACGTTCGTGCAGCTCTATTTCGGCGCGCTGGTCGCGGGCCTGAGGGCAGGGCGCGTCTACAACACCTGGCCCGACATCGACGGCGCCTTCATCCCCTCCGCCGAGCGGCTGTGGTTCGAGACGCCGTGGTGGCGCAATCTGTTCGACAATGTGCTGACCGTGCAGTTCGAGCACCGCATGACGGCCTATCTGCTGTTCACGCTCGCCGTATTCCACACGATCGACGCCATCGGCGCGCGCGCCGGCCGGGTCGCCAGCGGGGCCGCGTTGCTGTTGGCAGCGGTGAGCGTGCAGGCGGTGCTCGGCATTCTCACGCTGCTCAACGAAGTCCCGATCGGGCTTGCGCTCGCCCATCAGGCGGTCGCGATCGTCGTGTTGACGCTGGCGGTCATTCAGGTCGAGCGGATGGCATCGCGCAAGCCCGCGGAAGTGCATCCGCGCGTCGTGCCAGTCGGCCAGCCCAGTTGA
- a CDS encoding enoyl-CoA hydratase: MSIQAARAPSPQSPILLRETIGSIAIITLNRPAARNSLTEAMIAGLHAELNEIRDDKDVRGVVIAANGPAFSAGHDMKELTAHRTDPDRGRAYFAQLMNACSAMMQAVVLLPKPVVAAVQGIATAAGCQLVASCDLAVASEAASFATPGVDIGLFCSTPMVALSRNVPRKQAMEMLLTGEPVPAERAREIGLVNRVVPAGTELAAALELAQQVALKSAYTVKLGKEAFYRQVEMNLADAYRYAAEVMTENMMARDAEEGIGAFIEKREPKWEDK, translated from the coding sequence ATGTCCATCCAGGCCGCCCGTGCCCCCTCCCCGCAATCGCCGATCCTGCTGCGCGAAACGATCGGCAGCATCGCGATCATCACGCTCAACCGGCCGGCCGCGCGCAACAGCCTGACGGAGGCGATGATCGCAGGCCTGCACGCGGAGCTCAATGAGATCAGGGATGACAAGGACGTTCGCGGCGTGGTGATCGCGGCCAACGGCCCCGCATTCTCCGCCGGCCACGACATGAAGGAGCTCACCGCACACCGCACTGACCCCGATCGCGGCCGGGCCTATTTTGCGCAGCTCATGAATGCCTGTAGCGCGATGATGCAGGCCGTGGTGCTCCTGCCGAAGCCGGTGGTCGCCGCTGTCCAGGGCATCGCGACGGCGGCCGGCTGCCAGCTCGTCGCGAGCTGCGATCTCGCGGTCGCCTCGGAGGCCGCAAGCTTCGCCACGCCGGGCGTCGATATCGGCCTGTTCTGCTCGACGCCGATGGTGGCGCTGTCGCGCAACGTGCCGCGCAAGCAGGCAATGGAGATGCTGCTCACCGGCGAGCCGGTCCCGGCCGAGCGCGCCCGCGAGATCGGCCTCGTCAACCGCGTGGTGCCGGCCGGCACGGAACTCGCGGCGGCGCTGGAGCTCGCACAACAGGTTGCGTTGAAATCCGCCTACACCGTCAAGCTCGGCAAGGAGGCCTTCTACCGCCAGGTCGAGATGAACCTTGCCGATGCCTATCGCTATGCGGCAGAGGTGATGACCGAGAACATGATGGCGCGCGACGCCGAGGAAGGCATCGGCGCGTTCATCGAAAAGCGCGAGCCGAAATGGGAAGACAAGTGA
- a CDS encoding polysaccharide deacetylase family protein — translation MESDNRWLERLRLEAAWFTGQAWLHGRKAGGAGAILRFQRVRPRQSGRFQPLIAGEITPKFLDRVLRALKRWKFDIVGMDEVCRRAVTLPERRRFVALTFDGATRDLIDFAYPVLSRHGVPFTIYVPTAFPDGVGEAWWLGLEKVIASESRISLMMDDKEQRFVVTGHAEKQQLFDFIEAWLRKLPPQALSAAINDLCKRYRVDLASLSREASMNWSDLARLAADPLVTIGSATVNYAALANMKDTVAAREMAMGKAVAESAFHREIRHLAFPFGDRDSFRRTHVVMAEEAGFASAVSTIPGIVDVEGRTNLRALPRISWDGRRRSLRMMRVLLSGAAFAPVKPTPGGHN, via the coding sequence TTGGAATCCGACAACAGATGGCTGGAACGGCTGCGCCTCGAGGCCGCCTGGTTCACCGGCCAGGCCTGGCTGCACGGGCGCAAGGCCGGCGGAGCAGGCGCGATTCTGCGCTTCCAGCGCGTGCGGCCGCGGCAGAGCGGGCGGTTCCAGCCGCTCATCGCCGGCGAGATCACGCCAAAATTCCTCGATCGTGTGCTGCGGGCGCTGAAGCGCTGGAAGTTCGACATCGTCGGCATGGACGAGGTCTGCCGGCGCGCGGTGACGCTGCCCGAGCGGCGGCGGTTCGTGGCGCTGACCTTCGATGGCGCCACCAGGGATCTGATCGATTTTGCCTATCCAGTGCTGTCGCGGCACGGCGTGCCGTTCACGATCTACGTTCCGACCGCGTTTCCGGACGGCGTCGGCGAGGCCTGGTGGCTCGGGCTCGAGAAGGTGATCGCCAGCGAAAGCCGCATCAGCCTGATGATGGACGACAAGGAGCAGCGTTTTGTGGTGACTGGCCACGCCGAGAAGCAGCAGCTTTTTGATTTCATCGAGGCCTGGCTCAGGAAGCTGCCGCCGCAGGCGCTGTCGGCGGCGATCAACGATCTCTGCAAGCGTTACCGCGTCGATCTCGCCAGCCTGTCGCGCGAAGCGTCGATGAACTGGAGCGATCTTGCGAGGCTCGCCGCCGATCCGCTGGTCACGATCGGAAGCGCGACCGTAAACTACGCCGCGCTCGCCAACATGAAGGACACTGTTGCCGCGCGCGAGATGGCGATGGGCAAGGCGGTGGCGGAATCCGCGTTCCACCGCGAGATCAGGCATCTGGCATTTCCGTTCGGCGACCGCGATTCCTTTCGCAGGACGCATGTCGTGATGGCCGAGGAGGCGGGCTTTGCCAGCGCGGTGTCGACGATCCCGGGGATCGTCGATGTCGAGGGGCGCACCAACCTGCGCGCGCTGCCGCGGATCTCCTGGGACGGAAGGCGGCGCTCGCTGCGGATGATGCGGGTGCTGTTGTCAGGCGCGGCCTTCGCGCCGGTGAAGCCGACGCCCGGCGGCCACAACTGA